Proteins encoded by one window of Actinocorallia herbida:
- a CDS encoding ABC transporter permease: MERRLTRYLLQRLGLAALSVWGLATLVFFMIKAIPGDEAQSAAGITATPEQVEAVRERLGLDRPLLGQYLAYLGRLLHGDLGSSIFTFRPVTADLGTALPATVELVATALVLLVTLSIPIGVLAAAYERRKADAAIRLGAIAGGALPLFWLGLILQHVLGARWGLLPISGTHSLGVDVPRVTGLTTLDALLAGDLFAWWDAVQHLVLPAATLSVPFVAFAVRLVRSSMITALDADHVVMARAKGTPPWRVMTRHGLRTCIGPVVTLFGMQAGWMVGAAVLVEGVFGRPGVGAYLTEAVQQKDTFAVLGVVLFTGVTITLVNLLVDLLHLVSDPRVRADRFGASPLGAKA, from the coding sequence ATGGAACGGCGCCTGACACGGTATCTGCTCCAGCGCCTCGGCCTCGCCGCCCTGTCCGTCTGGGGGCTCGCCACCCTGGTCTTCTTCATGATCAAGGCGATCCCCGGCGACGAGGCGCAGAGCGCCGCGGGCATCACGGCGACCCCCGAGCAGGTCGAGGCGGTCCGGGAGCGGCTCGGTCTCGACCGGCCGCTGCTCGGCCAGTACCTCGCCTACCTCGGCCGGCTCCTGCACGGTGACCTCGGCAGCTCGATCTTCACCTTCCGGCCGGTCACCGCGGACCTCGGCACCGCCCTGCCCGCGACCGTCGAACTCGTCGCGACCGCGCTGGTCCTGCTCGTCACGCTCAGCATCCCGATCGGGGTCCTGGCCGCGGCGTACGAGCGGCGCAAGGCCGACGCGGCGATCCGGCTCGGCGCGATCGCCGGGGGCGCGCTGCCGCTGTTCTGGCTCGGGCTGATCCTCCAGCACGTGCTGGGCGCGCGGTGGGGGCTGCTGCCGATCTCCGGCACGCATTCCCTCGGCGTCGACGTGCCGCGCGTCACCGGCCTCACGACGCTCGACGCGCTGCTCGCGGGTGACCTGTTCGCCTGGTGGGACGCGGTCCAGCACCTCGTGCTGCCCGCCGCGACCCTCTCGGTGCCGTTCGTGGCGTTCGCCGTCCGGCTGGTGCGCAGCAGCATGATCACCGCGTTGGACGCCGACCACGTCGTCATGGCCCGCGCCAAGGGCACGCCCCCGTGGCGGGTGATGACCCGGCACGGCCTGCGCACCTGCATCGGTCCCGTCGTCACCCTCTTCGGGATGCAGGCCGGGTGGATGGTCGGCGCCGCCGTCCTCGTCGAGGGCGTCTTCGGACGGCCCGGCGTCGGCGCCTACCTCACCGAGGCCGTGCAGCAGAAGGACACGTTCGCGGTCCTCGGCGTGGTGCTCTTCACCGGCGTCACGATCACCCTGGTCAACCTGCTGGTCGACCTCCTCCACCTCGTCAGCGACCCCCGGGTCCGCGCCGACCGGTTCGGCGCCTCCCCGCTCGGAGCGAAGGCATGA
- a CDS encoding ABC transporter substrate-binding protein — translation MNSRRSTLLGKDFRRAVPIAVLSAFALTACTAGGGGAADSAAARDTLVFGVDGTLPNLDPVQAVNSTVDQAVVPMYEALLDYSPTNEIVGVLAAEWTVADDARSISVKLRDGAKFHDGSPVTSADVAYTLDRIKTLGVGVADSIAAYDKTEITDDSSFTIRLGSASSLFIGALSKVYILNEDAVQEGDDNGQAWLATHAAGSGPYELASYAPNQQIEYHRVDGADPKIAAKVIYRLIPESATQRDELASGNIDVSDAIDPIDVKEFEADPDRQVVRLKKPQGLYVFFNTQEGPTTDKKLREAIRLSYDYQGHTDTILRGFGGVASGPLPDTMGCRADIAPAKQDLAAAKALVEESGNKGVKLTMAYQSMFTEHAEAATALQSSLKEIGVTLELKPVTYPNFIASLKKVETTPQLSLLWDNPPTPDAGSLLYRTYSSRFVGSGTNYGQYSNPAVDALLDKAVGSGDAEVQCAAYKEAQTLIDADAATMNIADHETAVVAPKGVTGIEFHPAHVGYVPQSYKVG, via the coding sequence GTGAACTCTCGCCGCAGCACCCTCCTCGGCAAGGACTTCAGACGCGCGGTCCCGATCGCCGTGCTCTCCGCGTTCGCCCTCACCGCCTGTACCGCGGGAGGCGGCGGCGCGGCCGACTCCGCCGCGGCCCGCGACACCCTCGTCTTCGGCGTCGACGGCACCCTGCCGAACCTCGACCCGGTCCAGGCCGTCAACTCCACGGTCGACCAGGCCGTCGTGCCGATGTACGAGGCGCTGCTGGACTACAGCCCGACCAACGAGATCGTCGGCGTGCTCGCCGCGGAGTGGACCGTCGCCGACGACGCCCGCTCGATCTCCGTCAAGCTCCGCGACGGCGCGAAGTTCCATGACGGCAGCCCCGTCACCTCCGCGGACGTCGCCTACACGCTCGACCGCATCAAGACCCTCGGCGTGGGCGTCGCGGACTCCATCGCCGCCTACGACAAGACCGAGATCACCGACGACAGCTCGTTCACCATCCGGCTCGGGTCCGCGTCGTCCCTGTTCATCGGCGCGCTCAGCAAGGTCTACATCCTCAACGAGGACGCCGTGCAGGAGGGCGACGACAACGGCCAGGCCTGGCTCGCCACGCACGCCGCGGGCAGCGGCCCGTACGAGCTCGCCTCCTACGCGCCCAACCAGCAGATCGAGTACCACCGCGTCGACGGCGCCGACCCGAAGATCGCGGCGAAGGTCATCTACCGGCTCATCCCCGAGAGCGCGACCCAGCGCGACGAGCTGGCCAGCGGCAACATCGACGTGTCCGACGCGATCGACCCGATCGACGTCAAGGAGTTCGAGGCCGACCCGGACCGCCAGGTCGTCCGGCTCAAGAAGCCGCAGGGACTCTACGTCTTCTTCAACACCCAGGAAGGGCCGACCACCGACAAGAAGCTCCGCGAGGCGATCCGGCTGTCCTACGACTACCAGGGCCACACCGACACGATCCTGCGCGGCTTCGGCGGCGTCGCGTCCGGCCCGCTGCCCGACACGATGGGGTGCCGCGCCGACATCGCGCCCGCGAAGCAGGACCTCGCCGCGGCGAAGGCGCTCGTGGAGGAGTCCGGCAACAAGGGCGTCAAGCTGACGATGGCCTACCAGTCGATGTTCACCGAGCACGCCGAGGCCGCGACCGCGCTCCAGTCGTCGCTCAAGGAGATCGGCGTGACGCTGGAGCTGAAGCCGGTCACCTACCCGAACTTCATCGCCTCACTGAAGAAGGTCGAGACGACCCCGCAGCTGTCCCTGCTGTGGGACAACCCGCCGACGCCCGACGCGGGCTCGCTGCTCTACCGGACCTACAGCTCCAGGTTCGTCGGCTCCGGCACCAACTACGGCCAGTACAGCAACCCCGCCGTGGACGCCCTGCTCGACAAGGCCGTCGGCAGCGGTGACGCCGAAGTCCAGTGCGCCGCCTACAAGGAGGCGCAGACGCTCATCGACGCCGACGCCGCGACCATGAACATCGCCGACCACGAGACCGCCGTCGTCGCGCCGAAGGGCGTCACCGGCATCGAGTTCCACCCCGCGCACGTCGGCTACGTGCCGCAGTCCTACAAGGTCGGCTGA
- a CDS encoding M24 family metallopeptidase: MVDTGFPTLTLAERDRRYRALRALMDELGLDALLVAGTGRDQLDRYLTNEGTRGLCLLPRDGEPVTMVPTGNTTLGRHDVPGRAYERWVADQRLTGRALGPADVIAEKGLASARIGVVGLSSRAPASVAGTIPYNTWKRILDALPGAEFTDVSGRFEMVMVVHSAEEIAMLRKSAEIGEHATAAMVAAAGPGVRESEIVAAGMHEVTRRGGLWITGPQRSGPERLGWSGADWIWMGGGGRVLDKGDAFGAELFTLYGGFETQQQVDLFIGEPDADHLFLHEVAEASYRAGVAALRPGVTFAELCAVMEAPLREAGCWNMGPLVQTVSPVIYNSATHVGLDTQPGLAGLPLPPTTPRDGDFVIAPGVAFAFEPNACRDRKRVCLGGTVLVTDDGAEELNSLCNRLNVV, from the coding sequence GTGGTGGACACCGGCTTCCCCACCCTCACGCTCGCTGAGCGCGACCGCCGCTACCGCGCGCTGCGCGCCCTCATGGACGAGCTCGGCCTCGACGCGCTGCTCGTCGCAGGCACCGGCCGTGACCAGCTCGACCGCTACCTCACCAACGAGGGCACCCGCGGCCTCTGCCTGCTGCCCCGCGACGGCGAGCCCGTCACCATGGTCCCCACCGGCAACACCACCCTCGGCCGCCACGACGTCCCGGGCCGCGCCTACGAGCGCTGGGTCGCCGACCAGCGGCTCACCGGCCGCGCGCTCGGCCCCGCCGACGTCATCGCGGAGAAGGGCCTGGCGAGCGCGCGGATCGGCGTCGTCGGCCTCAGCAGCCGCGCGCCCGCCAGCGTCGCCGGGACCATCCCCTACAACACCTGGAAGCGGATCCTCGACGCGCTGCCCGGCGCGGAGTTCACCGACGTCTCCGGCCGCTTCGAGATGGTGATGGTCGTGCATTCGGCGGAGGAGATCGCGATGCTCCGCAAGTCCGCCGAGATCGGCGAGCACGCCACCGCGGCGATGGTCGCGGCCGCCGGACCCGGTGTGCGCGAGAGTGAGATCGTCGCCGCCGGGATGCACGAGGTCACCCGGCGCGGCGGCCTGTGGATCACCGGGCCGCAGCGCAGCGGGCCCGAGCGGCTCGGCTGGTCCGGCGCCGACTGGATCTGGATGGGCGGCGGTGGCCGCGTCCTGGACAAGGGCGACGCGTTCGGCGCCGAGCTGTTCACCCTCTACGGCGGCTTCGAGACCCAGCAGCAGGTCGACCTGTTCATCGGCGAGCCCGACGCGGACCACCTCTTCCTGCACGAGGTGGCCGAGGCGTCCTACCGGGCGGGCGTCGCCGCGCTGCGCCCCGGCGTGACCTTCGCCGAGCTGTGCGCGGTGATGGAGGCGCCGCTGCGCGAGGCCGGCTGCTGGAACATGGGCCCGCTGGTCCAGACGGTCTCACCGGTGATCTACAACAGCGCCACCCATGTCGGCCTCGACACCCAGCCGGGCCTCGCCGGGCTGCCGCTGCCCCCCACGACCCCGCGTGACGGCGACTTCGTCATCGCGCCGGGGGTGGCGTTCGCGTTCGAGCCGAACGCCTGCCGCGACCGCAAGCGGGTCTGCCTCGGCGGCACGGTCCTCGTCACCGACGACGGAGCCGAGGAATTGAACTCCCTCTGCAACCGCCTGAACGTAGTGTGA
- a CDS encoding GntR family transcriptional regulator, with product METTAAVGVRTGELKSLPEQICDHIRELIIADELEPGSWLRERDLAQRLDVSRIPVREALLMLETEGFVRLVPRRGAMVSTLTLAEAENLFDVREALEVQAAKLAARRLGAGAQTPLLDLMARAEAAAEAGDRVALEAANAAFHHEVLALSGNPILESLMRSIAGRVRWLFRKLPSRDPASQLAKHRELCDAIASGNPDLAAAVAFAQISRSRINAMKVLRPLLKDG from the coding sequence ATGGAGACCACTGCGGCCGTGGGCGTGCGGACCGGTGAGCTGAAGTCGCTGCCCGAGCAGATCTGCGACCACATCCGCGAACTCATCATCGCCGACGAGCTGGAACCCGGGAGCTGGCTGCGCGAACGCGACCTGGCGCAACGCCTCGACGTCTCGCGCATCCCGGTCCGGGAGGCACTGCTCATGCTGGAGACCGAGGGGTTCGTCCGGCTCGTGCCCCGGCGCGGCGCGATGGTGAGCACGCTGACCCTGGCCGAGGCCGAGAACCTCTTCGACGTCCGCGAGGCGCTCGAGGTGCAGGCCGCCAAGCTCGCGGCCCGGCGGCTCGGCGCGGGCGCGCAGACCCCGCTGCTCGACCTCATGGCCCGCGCGGAGGCGGCGGCCGAGGCGGGGGACCGGGTCGCGCTGGAGGCGGCGAACGCGGCCTTCCACCACGAGGTGCTGGCGCTGTCGGGCAACCCGATCCTGGAGAGCCTGATGAGGTCCATCGCGGGGCGCGTCCGCTGGCTGTTCCGCAAGCTCCCGTCGCGGGACCCTGCCTCCCAGCTCGCCAAGCACCGGGAGCTGTGCGACGCCATCGCCAGCGGCAACCCCGACCTGGCGGCCGCGGTGGCGTTCGCGCAGATCAGCCGGTCCAGGATCAACGCGATGAAGGTGCTGCGGCCGCTGCTCAAGGACGGGTGA
- a CDS encoding arylsulfatase: protein MGEAEWARRRVLAGLGALALTAAGCSTGTKKAATPKPPPVRPPNIIVVLTDDLGYGELGAYGQRKIATPNLDRLAAEGLRFTDAYTSAPVCAPARACLFTGLHTGHSPVRRNPPSRGGDLPLGPLPTIATLLRDHGYRTGLFGKWGFSLDKPGPDHPNEHGFSEFYGYLTHHAAHDYYPTRLWHNKEAVRYPGNTGRAGTDYGPELILRHAEAFLDVQADDPFLLFLTPNLPHAPAVVPEVGQYAAQDWTDAAKGHAAQVTLLDSCVGRIIDRLKARGLDKNTIVLFTSDNGPHEEGGVDPDFFQAAGPFRGYKRNLYEGGIRVPFIVWSPRLLAGSAGRTTARPAVHYDLRPTLVDLAGAAVPVGLDGISLRPLFTGQGDVPEDRPLFWFRNHFGTTPSQVKEDHGRGDRTAAATRQGRWKAIGFGRTEEYRRPGPNWQWELYDLAVDPAEATDVARLHPAVLTQLRQSVMAAWTNPRDA, encoded by the coding sequence GTGGGTGAGGCGGAATGGGCGCGGCGGAGGGTGCTCGCCGGGCTGGGCGCACTCGCGCTGACCGCGGCGGGATGCAGCACGGGGACCAAGAAGGCGGCGACGCCCAAGCCGCCGCCGGTGCGGCCGCCGAACATCATCGTCGTGCTCACCGACGATCTCGGCTACGGCGAACTCGGCGCCTACGGGCAGCGCAAGATCGCCACGCCGAACCTCGACAGGCTCGCGGCCGAGGGCCTCCGGTTCACCGACGCCTACACCTCCGCGCCGGTCTGCGCGCCCGCGCGGGCCTGCCTGTTCACCGGCCTGCACACCGGGCACAGCCCCGTCCGGCGCAACCCGCCGAGCCGCGGCGGCGACCTGCCGCTCGGACCGCTGCCCACGATCGCCACGCTGCTGCGCGACCACGGCTACCGGACCGGCCTGTTCGGCAAGTGGGGCTTCTCCCTGGACAAGCCGGGCCCCGACCACCCGAACGAGCACGGCTTCTCGGAGTTCTACGGCTACCTCACCCACCACGCGGCGCACGACTACTACCCCACGCGCCTGTGGCACAACAAGGAGGCCGTCCGGTACCCGGGCAACACCGGGAGGGCGGGGACCGACTACGGACCCGAGCTGATCCTGCGGCACGCCGAGGCGTTCCTCGACGTCCAGGCCGACGACCCCTTCCTGCTGTTCCTCACGCCCAACCTGCCGCACGCGCCCGCGGTCGTTCCCGAGGTCGGCCAGTACGCGGCGCAGGACTGGACCGACGCCGCCAAGGGCCACGCCGCCCAGGTCACCCTGCTCGACTCCTGCGTGGGCCGGATCATCGACAGGCTGAAGGCGCGCGGCCTCGACAAGAACACGATCGTGCTGTTCACCAGCGACAACGGGCCGCACGAGGAGGGCGGGGTCGACCCCGACTTCTTCCAGGCCGCGGGGCCGTTCCGCGGATACAAGCGCAACCTCTACGAGGGCGGCATCCGGGTCCCGTTCATCGTCTGGTCGCCGCGCCTGCTCGCCGGGTCGGCCGGGCGGACGACGGCACGGCCCGCCGTCCACTACGACCTCCGGCCGACCCTCGTGGACCTCGCCGGCGCGGCCGTGCCGGTCGGCCTCGACGGGATCTCCCTGCGCCCGCTGTTCACCGGCCAGGGCGACGTCCCGGAGGACCGCCCGCTGTTCTGGTTCCGCAACCACTTCGGCACGACCCCGTCGCAGGTCAAGGAGGACCACGGGCGCGGCGACCGGACGGCCGCGGCCACCCGCCAGGGCCGCTGGAAGGCCATCGGCTTCGGCCGCACCGAGGAGTACCGCCGACCCGGCCCCAACTGGCAGTGGGAGCTCTACGACCTGGCCGTCGACCCCGCCGAGGCCACCGATGTCGCGCGGCTCCACCCCGCCGTCCTCACCCAGCTCCGCCAGTCCGTCATGGCCGCCTGGACCAACCCCCGGGACGCCTGA
- a CDS encoding ROK family protein → MTVLAIDIGGTKFAAALAEPDGTLRARCEVPVGGDPSAVLHTLLDRFPADAVGAVGIGSAGPLDLGAGTVSPVNIPAWRGFPLVAEVEGRLPGRPVRLAGDAQCMALGEWWRGGTGHDSLLGVVVSTGIGGGLVLDGRPYFGPAGNAGFLGHVVVDPTGDPCGCGATGCLETIASGPSMVRRALARGWAPGSVPPDARALADAARAGDPLALAVFAEAAAALGAVIADAATLLDLRHTVIGGGLAAAADLLLDPIRRTLTARRPATLSPVTVSATALRRDAGLYGAAALAVLPT, encoded by the coding sequence ATGACGGTTCTCGCGATCGACATCGGCGGCACCAAGTTCGCCGCGGCCCTCGCCGAACCCGACGGGACGCTCCGCGCCAGGTGCGAAGTCCCCGTCGGCGGTGACCCGTCGGCGGTGCTGCACACGTTGCTCGACCGGTTCCCGGCGGACGCGGTCGGCGCCGTCGGCATCGGCTCGGCGGGCCCGCTCGACCTCGGGGCGGGCACGGTCAGCCCCGTCAACATCCCCGCGTGGCGCGGCTTCCCGCTCGTCGCGGAGGTCGAGGGGAGGCTGCCCGGCCGTCCGGTGCGGCTCGCCGGGGACGCCCAGTGCATGGCGCTCGGCGAGTGGTGGCGCGGCGGGACCGGCCACGACTCCCTGCTCGGCGTCGTCGTCTCGACGGGCATCGGCGGCGGCCTCGTCCTGGACGGCCGCCCCTACTTCGGCCCGGCCGGCAACGCCGGATTCCTCGGCCACGTGGTCGTCGACCCCACCGGCGACCCCTGCGGCTGCGGCGCCACGGGCTGCCTGGAGACCATCGCCAGCGGCCCGAGCATGGTCCGCCGCGCTCTGGCGCGCGGCTGGGCGCCCGGCTCCGTCCCGCCCGACGCCCGCGCCCTCGCCGACGCGGCCCGTGCGGGCGACCCGCTCGCCCTCGCCGTCTTCGCCGAGGCGGCGGCCGCCCTCGGCGCGGTCATCGCCGACGCCGCCACCCTCCTGGACCTCCGCCACACCGTCATCGGCGGCGGCCTCGCCGCCGCGGCCGACCTCCTCCTGGACCCCATCCGCCGCACCCTCACCGCCCGCCGCCCGGCCACCCTCTCGCCCGTCACCGTCTCCGCGACGGCCCTGCGCCGCGACGCGGGCCTCTACGGCGCCGCGGCCCTGGCCGTCCTCCCCACCTGA
- a CDS encoding cytochrome P450, with the protein MPTGQSSDGSTASKKANGRSVRGGLATAAAEPLMTADFADDLGPFLDGLRDRHGPVAPVGLYGVPVWIVLGYREVLEVLHNRNRVWTKDTARWKARAEGRVPADWPFLTAPEADGVLFLEGPKHTERRGTWLAALPPFQDQTHPVARDLQERCRAYADELVDLLADGATRGSADLAAQYARPLMLMLCQEMIGVTAVTDDLLLDVWRTMDMGPESRPALARVTAHAVAAVAEKRRRPGDDLPSLMLAAAGPDLTDEEIAVDMVALIIHLGDMASSLICSTVLEVVSGDAGARASLAGGLVRETVNRAVLTEPPNSHLTLRFAVADTVLGGVPVAAGDPVLLSVAAAHRDPAFAQARQGIYSSRAHLAWGAGAHRCPGAELAMTLVAIAVEQLFERLAALELVLPPEELSWRPSPAVRALRALPVNFRLHPPVTGTRPLPIIQAVAPAEAPAPAPKRARRSVSRALLGRVVRAVRGDSAR; encoded by the coding sequence ATGCCGACCGGCCAGAGCAGTGACGGGTCCACCGCGTCGAAGAAGGCGAACGGCCGCTCGGTGCGGGGAGGACTCGCGACGGCGGCCGCCGAGCCGCTCATGACCGCGGACTTCGCCGACGACCTCGGCCCCTTCCTCGACGGACTGCGCGACCGGCACGGGCCCGTCGCCCCCGTCGGCCTGTACGGCGTCCCGGTCTGGATCGTGCTCGGCTACCGCGAGGTCCTCGAGGTCCTGCACAACCGGAACCGGGTGTGGACCAAGGACACCGCGCGCTGGAAGGCGCGCGCCGAAGGCAGGGTCCCGGCGGACTGGCCGTTCCTGACCGCGCCCGAGGCGGACGGCGTCCTGTTCCTCGAGGGGCCCAAGCACACCGAGCGGCGCGGCACATGGCTCGCCGCGCTGCCCCCGTTCCAGGACCAGACCCACCCCGTGGCCCGCGACCTGCAAGAGCGCTGCCGCGCCTATGCCGACGAACTCGTCGACCTCCTCGCCGACGGCGCCACGCGCGGCTCCGCCGACCTCGCCGCGCAGTACGCCCGGCCGCTGATGCTCATGCTCTGCCAGGAGATGATCGGCGTCACCGCGGTGACCGACGACCTCCTCCTCGACGTGTGGCGCACCATGGACATGGGGCCGGAGTCCCGCCCCGCGCTCGCCCGGGTCACCGCGCACGCCGTCGCCGCGGTCGCGGAGAAGCGGCGCAGGCCGGGCGACGACCTGCCCTCCCTGATGCTCGCCGCGGCCGGGCCCGACCTGACCGACGAGGAGATCGCGGTCGACATGGTCGCGCTGATCATCCACCTCGGCGACATGGCGTCCTCCCTCATCTGCTCCACCGTCCTGGAGGTGGTGAGCGGTGACGCCGGCGCGCGGGCCAGCCTCGCGGGCGGGCTGGTACGCGAGACGGTGAACCGGGCGGTCCTCACCGAACCGCCCAACTCCCACCTCACCCTCCGGTTCGCGGTGGCCGACACCGTGCTCGGCGGTGTGCCGGTGGCGGCTGGCGACCCCGTCCTGCTGTCGGTCGCCGCGGCGCACCGCGACCCCGCGTTCGCCCAGGCCAGGCAGGGGATCTACAGCTCGCGCGCGCATCTGGCGTGGGGCGCGGGCGCGCACCGGTGCCCCGGCGCGGAACTCGCGATGACCCTGGTGGCGATCGCCGTCGAGCAGCTCTTCGAGCGGCTCGCCGCGCTGGAACTCGTCCTGCCGCCCGAGGAGCTCTCGTGGCGGCCGTCCCCCGCCGTGCGCGCGCTGCGCGCCCTGCCCGTCAACTTCCGGCTGCACCCGCCCGTCACCGGGACGCGGCCCTTGCCGATCATCCAGGCGGTCGCGCCGGCCGAGGCGCCCGCCCCGGCGCCGAAGCGGGCGCGCCGGTCGGTCAGCCGCGCCCTCCTCGGCAGGGTGGTCCGGGCCGTCCGCGGTGACTCCGCCCGCTGA
- a CDS encoding DUF3592 domain-containing protein, translating to MTDDFAKFDTVFTCGTLLFVAVGLLVALGGVRGVFSARSFARKAHRVPGVVSDVKTRMTGSGRSLRAANRPVLVFTTLEGRDITVESREPSDHGVGAEVEVFYDPANPTSATAGAPASGGFGPIIAGLIFAAFAFGMFYASGGPDVVGSWIGGSSECFVNDVPVDCGDLDW from the coding sequence ATGACCGACGACTTCGCGAAGTTCGACACCGTGTTCACCTGCGGGACCCTGCTGTTCGTGGCCGTCGGGCTGCTGGTCGCGCTGGGCGGAGTGCGGGGGGTCTTCAGCGCCCGGTCGTTCGCGCGAAAGGCGCACCGGGTGCCGGGCGTCGTCAGCGATGTGAAGACGCGGATGACCGGCAGCGGCCGATCGCTCAGGGCCGCCAACCGTCCCGTCCTGGTCTTCACCACGCTGGAGGGACGCGACATCACCGTGGAGTCGAGGGAGCCGTCCGACCACGGGGTCGGCGCCGAGGTCGAGGTCTTCTACGACCCGGCGAACCCGACCAGCGCCACGGCGGGCGCGCCGGCCTCCGGCGGGTTCGGGCCGATCATCGCGGGACTGATCTTCGCCGCGTTCGCCTTCGGCATGTTCTACGCCTCCGGCGGACCGGACGTGGTCGGCTCCTGGATCGGCGGTTCCAGCGAGTGCTTCGTCAACGATGTGCCCGTCGACTGCGGAGACCTCGACTGGTAG